A genomic window from Sphingobacterium sp. BN32 includes:
- a CDS encoding SGNH/GDSL hydrolase family protein, with protein sequence MILNNVLLTCFTSLFLYPASNTPASLTLRNPEVVCNELLGDSLEKDKRAIAEMLKSKTPITWLFTGNSITQGAKHTHGMRTYSEIFFERVRYEMGRSRDLIINTAVSGNTTKNILDDFDWRVAHSKPQVVFLMIGTNDAAKDKAISVEQYGENLGNLIRKIRAIAAIPVLLSPTAILESHAPERANLKDYVAEMKALVAKEQVIFVDQWEIWNGELKRKYSHQWSKKLLNDPLHPNGQGHKEMAISLFKALSIFDPKQPTCGGAYYEGYH encoded by the coding sequence ATGATCCTGAACAATGTACTCTTAACTTGTTTCACCTCTCTATTTCTTTATCCTGCAAGCAATACGCCTGCTAGTTTAACGTTGAGAAATCCAGAAGTCGTTTGCAATGAACTGTTAGGTGATTCGCTCGAAAAAGATAAGCGAGCAATTGCAGAAATGCTGAAAAGCAAAACCCCTATTACCTGGCTATTTACGGGAAATAGTATCACTCAAGGGGCAAAACATACGCATGGTATGCGTACCTACTCCGAAATATTTTTTGAACGCGTGCGGTATGAGATGGGGCGATCGCGCGATTTGATCATTAATACTGCTGTGAGCGGAAATACAACCAAAAATATTCTAGACGATTTTGATTGGCGAGTCGCGCATAGTAAGCCACAGGTCGTTTTTCTAATGATCGGCACGAACGACGCGGCGAAAGACAAGGCCATTTCTGTAGAGCAGTATGGAGAAAATCTAGGGAATTTGATTCGAAAAATACGTGCAATTGCTGCTATTCCGGTATTGCTCAGTCCAACAGCGATTCTTGAATCGCATGCGCCAGAGCGCGCCAATTTAAAAGATTACGTTGCTGAAATGAAGGCCCTTGTTGCTAAGGAGCAGGTTATTTTCGTCGATCAATGGGAAATTTGGAATGGCGAATTAAAAAGAAAGTATAGCCATCAATGGTCAAAGAAACTATTGAACGATCCACTGCATCCAAATGGGCAAGGCCATAAAGAGATGGCGATTTCCTTATTTAAAGCACTATCGATATTTGATCCCAAACAACCGACCTGCGGTGGAGCCTATTATGAAGGTTATCATTAA
- a CDS encoding serine protease, translating to MKAQFKLSIIALLLALNVQAQQKKVDHTFHDNQAYFDLMEKEAAANIGNGKFLTPQDAVAQLKANANKRVKVQSVKPATKELSAEAIAERALESTVVVSEAYLCGKCDKTHVNAASGYVIDEDGLIVTNHHVVEAYADTAGNKLLLQIMTANGKVYPVMEVLTNSKENDLAILRVDTKGDKLKPFGLGNTAKLGADVFVLSNPNNMLFYFSKGIVARNYMKSDRSGNSTKYPEMEITADYAAGSSGAPVVDNKGNLIGTVSTTSSIYYNPHQQRDLQMVVKGTKPVITLKELIN from the coding sequence ATGAAAGCCCAATTTAAATTATCCATTATTGCCTTGTTGCTCGCTTTAAACGTGCAGGCTCAACAAAAGAAAGTCGATCATACTTTCCATGACAATCAAGCATACTTCGACTTAATGGAAAAAGAAGCAGCCGCAAACATTGGCAATGGCAAATTCTTGACACCGCAAGACGCCGTTGCACAATTGAAAGCCAATGCGAATAAAAGAGTAAAAGTACAATCCGTAAAACCAGCAACAAAGGAACTGAGTGCCGAAGCGATCGCTGAGCGCGCTTTAGAATCAACCGTGGTCGTAAGTGAAGCATACTTATGTGGTAAATGTGATAAAACACATGTGAATGCTGCTTCAGGCTATGTAATCGATGAAGACGGTTTAATCGTAACGAATCATCACGTGGTAGAAGCGTATGCAGATACGGCAGGGAACAAATTGTTGCTACAGATTATGACCGCGAACGGGAAAGTCTACCCTGTGATGGAGGTGCTGACCAATTCAAAAGAAAATGACTTAGCCATCCTACGTGTGGATACAAAAGGAGATAAATTGAAACCATTTGGATTAGGAAATACCGCAAAATTAGGCGCTGATGTGTTTGTATTAAGCAATCCAAACAATATGTTGTTCTACTTCTCAAAAGGTATCGTTGCTAGAAACTACATGAAGAGCGATCGTTCAGGCAATAGCACAAAATACCCCGAAATGGAAATCACAGCAGACTATGCCGCCGGATCCAGTGGTGCACCTGTCGTTGATAATAAAGGAAACCTGATCGGAACTGTATCAACAACATCTTCCATCTATTACAACCCACACCAACAAAGAGATTTACAGATGGTCGTAAAAGGCACAAAACCAGTGATTACTTTGAAAGAATTAATCAACTAA
- a CDS encoding ImuA family protein, with product MMLKNREALISQLKNDMLLWQGVKPRDSQEERLGLGPIEEAFPNGLFPKGSIHEFISSGREEGASSCGFMSVLLGKLMKSKGVCLWISSFKSLFPISIKSFGVEPERVVFICMQKEKDVLWAMEEALKCPGIAGVIAEVHQLDYTQTRRLQLAAEKTQGVGFILRHNPRSLAATACTARWQIKPLASAAEEGLPGIGFPRWDVELLKVRNGNPGRWEMEFSHLGLRPVFQKSNTSILSGKTQQTG from the coding sequence ATGATGTTAAAAAACAGAGAAGCGTTAATCAGTCAGTTAAAGAACGATATGTTGCTTTGGCAGGGGGTAAAACCTCGGGATAGCCAAGAGGAGCGTCTTGGTTTAGGACCTATTGAGGAGGCTTTTCCCAATGGCCTTTTTCCTAAGGGCAGCATTCATGAATTTATTAGTAGCGGTCGCGAAGAGGGGGCTAGTTCTTGTGGTTTCATGAGTGTTTTGCTGGGGAAGCTGATGAAGAGCAAAGGTGTCTGTCTGTGGATCAGCAGCTTTAAATCTTTATTTCCTATTTCGATAAAAAGCTTTGGTGTTGAACCTGAGCGTGTTGTTTTTATCTGCATGCAGAAGGAGAAAGATGTGCTTTGGGCGATGGAGGAGGCATTAAAATGCCCGGGCATTGCGGGGGTTATTGCGGAGGTTCATCAACTGGATTATACACAGACCCGTAGATTACAGCTTGCTGCAGAAAAAACGCAAGGTGTGGGTTTTATTTTACGTCATAATCCGCGCAGTTTGGCGGCGACTGCTTGCACAGCCCGTTGGCAGATTAAGCCTTTGGCGAGCGCTGCCGAGGAGGGTTTGCCGGGCATCGGTTTTCCGCGTTGGGATGTAGAATTGCTGAAGGTTCGAAATGGTAATCCCGGGCGTTGGGAAATGGAATTTTCCCACCTAGGTCTACGTCCTGTTTTTCAAAAATCGAATACATCTATTTTATCCGGCAAAACTCAGCAGACAGGTTAA
- a CDS encoding DNA polymerase Y family protein, giving the protein MKKRYASIWFPYLTTDWQSKRRPALRDTPFVFAHPVHGRMLISAANAAAEKHAVVQGMVVADAKAFLPSLEVLDERIGLQEKLLKAIGLWCIRFTPIVALDEPDGLILDISGCAHLWGGEEKYLQHIISRFAQYGYQARMAIADSIGAAWAVTRYGKSNCIVDSNTQLEALLNLPPMALRLEVPIVERMYRLGLKKIKSFAGMPRSVLRRRFGDHTVLRLAQAIGSEDEFILPLKPVAPYEERLPCLEPINTDKGIEIAIEKLLEALCGRLANEGKGIREASLIGHRLDGKVEQISIGTSRSTAHIPHLFKLFALKISQIEPALGIELFILQAHKVEDAEANQEILWDTRTGLEDSNLTELLDRLKNRDAACEIFRYFPDQHYWPERSMRQVSSITEKAGFDWPLDRPRPTRLLARPERIHVTAPIPDYPPMVFQYKGVRHPVRKADGPERIEREWWIDPGEHRDYYAVEDDQGQRYWLYRSGHYGNKESDEWFIHGFFA; this is encoded by the coding sequence ATGAAAAAAAGGTATGCTTCCATCTGGTTCCCCTATCTGACGACAGATTGGCAAAGCAAGCGTCGCCCCGCTTTGCGAGATACTCCTTTTGTGTTTGCCCATCCGGTGCATGGGCGTATGTTGATCAGTGCGGCTAATGCTGCCGCAGAGAAGCATGCCGTGGTACAAGGGATGGTCGTGGCTGATGCGAAAGCCTTTCTCCCTTCGTTGGAGGTGCTGGATGAGCGTATCGGTCTTCAGGAGAAATTACTGAAAGCTATCGGTCTTTGGTGCATTCGCTTCACCCCTATTGTTGCCTTAGATGAGCCTGATGGACTTATCCTAGATATCAGCGGCTGTGCGCACCTTTGGGGCGGCGAAGAAAAATACCTGCAACATATTATTTCGCGCTTTGCACAATATGGTTATCAGGCGCGCATGGCTATCGCCGACAGCATAGGAGCGGCCTGGGCCGTAACCCGCTATGGGAAGAGCAACTGTATTGTTGACAGCAATACCCAACTGGAGGCGCTATTGAACCTCCCTCCTATGGCGCTACGCCTGGAGGTGCCCATCGTAGAACGCATGTATCGTTTGGGTTTAAAAAAAATCAAAAGCTTTGCGGGGATGCCTCGTTCGGTGCTTCGGCGGCGCTTCGGCGATCATACGGTTTTACGATTAGCGCAAGCCATAGGTTCTGAGGACGAATTTATCCTTCCCCTAAAACCTGTTGCGCCCTATGAGGAGCGGCTTCCCTGCTTAGAACCTATCAATACCGACAAGGGAATTGAGATTGCTATCGAGAAACTGCTGGAGGCTCTTTGTGGGCGCTTGGCCAACGAAGGGAAGGGCATTCGGGAAGCCAGCTTGATCGGGCATCGTCTGGATGGCAAAGTGGAGCAGATCAGCATCGGCACCAGCCGTTCGACCGCCCATATACCGCATCTTTTCAAATTATTTGCGTTGAAGATCTCGCAGATTGAGCCTGCCTTAGGAATTGAGCTCTTTATTTTACAAGCCCATAAGGTAGAAGATGCAGAGGCGAATCAGGAGATTTTATGGGATACCCGCACGGGGCTGGAGGATAGCAATTTGACGGAGTTGCTGGATCGCTTGAAGAATCGGGATGCTGCTTGCGAGATCTTTCGCTACTTCCCTGATCAGCATTATTGGCCGGAGCGCTCCATGCGTCAAGTTTCTTCCATCACAGAAAAGGCGGGCTTCGACTGGCCTTTGGATCGGCCACGTCCGACTCGGCTGTTGGCCCGCCCTGAGCGCATCCATGTTACAGCTCCTATCCCCGATTATCCGCCTATGGTTTTTCAGTACAAAGGTGTCCGCCATCCCGTTCGAAAGGCAGATGGACCAGAACGCATTGAAAGAGAATGGTGGATCGACCCGGGGGAGCACCGGGATTACTATGCGGTAGAAGATGATCAGGGGCAGCGATATTGGCTGTACCGTTCGGGGCATTATGGGAATAAGGAGTCGGATGAGTGGTTTATACATGGATTTTTTGCATAG
- a CDS encoding error-prone DNA polymerase: MGYIELQVTSNFSFLRGASHPDELMEQAALLGYQALAINDRNTFAGIVRAHVAAKKHGIRLIPSCRLDLLDGPSLLAYPTDRASYGRLSTLLSVGNLRAEKGQCHLYRKDVYEHAEGLKFVVLPPEKLDAAFCLDLTYMQDIRDYRDNLGSDLYLGINKLYRGDDAKMIFRLHQLAKELKIKLVALGDVYYHSPERRELQDVLTCIREKCTIHNAGFKLHANAERYLKPAEEMERLFRQYPEAIAHTEEIAEACRFSLDSLEYVYPAELAPDGRTPQEELVRLTWEGARAKFGEDIPKHILDTIHMELEFIERKNYASYFLTVHDYVRFARERGILCQGRGSAANSTVCFCLGITSVDPSKIKLLFARFMSDARDEPPDIDVDFEHERREEVIQYIYEKYGRNRAAIVATVTQVRSKGALRDVAKAMGLSLDAVGRLSGVISSYWDNHVDQERLIEQGFNPEDPNLQKVLALAYQYMGFPRQLGQHTGGFVITQGNLHELCPLINARMEGRTNLEWNKDDLEALGFLKVDVLALGMLTCVRKAFDLAKQHYGEDFTLANIEQDDPKVYDMICKADTLGVFQIESRAQMSMLPRLRPRRFYDLVIEVAIVRPGPIQGDMVHPYLRRRNGEEPEEYPKEELRGVLERTKGVPLFQEQAMEIAIVAAGFTPAEADELRRSMATFKAKGKVSAFHTKMIDGMVSRGYTQEFAERVFRQLEGFGSYGFPESHAASFALLVYVSSWIKCHYPDIFAASLLNSQPMGFYQPAQIIIDAQKHGIQILPIDVNLSSWDNTLEGETGSKWHAIRLGLRQVKGLQAEDAERLLAGRIKPYQSINSLIDAGLTAAVLERLADADAFGSLGLDRRQALWEISALADTPIALFEGQASESTQEGQIELPLMSPSEHVVQDYASTSLSIKAHPVSFLRRKLDLLHVVPTAKLSEVKNDMPVRVCGLITVRQRPGTAKGVLFVTIEDETGFANLVIWGTVFEKYRREVLRAKLFMVYGKVQKEGDVIHVIAQRCFDVTGLLKDLTEDQHSEEAFHKGRNFH, from the coding sequence ATGGGTTATATAGAATTACAAGTGACCAGCAATTTCAGCTTTCTGCGCGGCGCCTCCCATCCGGATGAACTGATGGAGCAGGCTGCGCTTTTGGGCTATCAAGCTCTTGCAATCAATGATCGTAATACTTTTGCGGGCATTGTTCGTGCACATGTTGCAGCCAAGAAACATGGCATCCGTCTGATTCCCTCCTGTCGTTTAGATTTATTGGATGGTCCTAGTCTGCTCGCTTACCCTACCGATCGAGCGTCTTATGGGCGGCTATCGACCTTATTGAGCGTGGGGAACCTGCGCGCCGAGAAAGGACAATGTCATCTGTATAGAAAAGATGTGTATGAACATGCCGAAGGGCTCAAGTTTGTGGTATTACCGCCGGAGAAGCTGGATGCAGCTTTCTGTTTGGACCTGACCTACATGCAGGATATTCGCGATTATCGGGATAATTTAGGCTCAGATCTTTATCTCGGCATCAATAAACTGTATCGAGGAGATGATGCTAAGATGATTTTCCGCCTGCATCAATTGGCGAAAGAACTGAAAATCAAACTGGTTGCCTTGGGCGATGTCTATTATCATAGTCCTGAGCGACGGGAGCTACAGGATGTCTTGACCTGCATACGGGAGAAATGCACAATTCACAATGCCGGTTTTAAGCTGCATGCGAATGCGGAGCGTTATTTAAAGCCTGCTGAAGAGATGGAACGTTTATTTCGGCAGTATCCGGAGGCTATTGCCCATACGGAGGAAATTGCTGAGGCTTGTCGCTTTTCGCTAGACAGCCTGGAATACGTCTATCCGGCGGAGTTGGCCCCTGACGGACGGACGCCTCAGGAAGAGCTCGTTCGTTTAACCTGGGAGGGCGCAAGGGCTAAATTTGGAGAGGATATCCCAAAGCATATCCTCGACACCATACATATGGAGCTGGAATTTATTGAGCGCAAGAATTATGCTTCTTATTTTCTAACGGTGCATGACTATGTTCGTTTTGCGCGTGAGCGAGGGATTCTTTGTCAGGGTCGCGGTTCGGCGGCAAACTCGACGGTTTGTTTTTGCTTAGGCATTACCTCGGTTGACCCCTCGAAGATCAAACTGCTGTTTGCCCGTTTTATGTCGGATGCGCGGGATGAGCCACCCGATATTGATGTTGATTTTGAGCATGAGCGCCGCGAGGAGGTCATACAATATATTTACGAGAAGTATGGGCGCAATCGTGCGGCTATCGTCGCGACGGTTACCCAAGTTCGTTCGAAGGGCGCATTACGGGATGTTGCAAAAGCGATGGGCTTATCATTGGATGCCGTAGGCCGCTTGTCGGGGGTCATCAGCAGCTATTGGGATAACCATGTGGATCAGGAACGCTTAATTGAACAGGGATTTAATCCGGAGGATCCGAATCTGCAAAAGGTCTTGGCACTTGCTTATCAGTATATGGGTTTCCCTCGACAATTGGGGCAACATACGGGCGGTTTTGTGATTACGCAGGGGAATCTGCATGAGCTTTGCCCGTTGATCAATGCGCGGATGGAAGGGCGGACCAATTTGGAATGGAACAAGGACGATCTGGAGGCCTTGGGATTCCTAAAGGTGGATGTGCTTGCTCTGGGTATGCTGACCTGCGTACGCAAGGCATTTGATTTAGCGAAGCAACATTATGGGGAGGATTTTACGCTCGCCAATATCGAGCAGGACGACCCCAAAGTATATGATATGATCTGTAAAGCCGATACCTTGGGAGTCTTTCAGATTGAGAGCCGTGCGCAGATGTCTATGCTTCCTCGATTGCGGCCGCGACGGTTCTATGACTTAGTTATTGAGGTTGCTATTGTTCGTCCGGGACCTATACAGGGGGATATGGTTCATCCCTACCTGCGTCGTAGAAATGGTGAGGAGCCGGAGGAATATCCGAAGGAGGAGCTGCGGGGCGTATTAGAAAGGACAAAGGGCGTTCCTCTATTTCAGGAACAGGCGATGGAGATCGCTATTGTCGCAGCGGGATTTACGCCAGCGGAAGCGGATGAGCTCCGTCGCAGTATGGCAACCTTTAAAGCGAAGGGCAAAGTATCTGCTTTCCACACGAAGATGATTGATGGCATGGTCAGCCGTGGATATACGCAGGAGTTTGCTGAACGGGTATTCCGACAGCTGGAGGGTTTCGGAAGTTATGGTTTTCCGGAAAGCCATGCTGCCTCCTTTGCTTTGTTGGTGTATGTATCCTCCTGGATCAAATGCCATTATCCGGATATTTTCGCAGCGTCTCTACTGAACAGCCAGCCTATGGGATTTTATCAGCCCGCACAGATTATTATTGATGCGCAGAAGCATGGCATCCAGATTCTTCCCATTGATGTTAACCTGTCCTCCTGGGACAATACCTTGGAAGGCGAAACTGGGAGTAAATGGCATGCAATCCGATTGGGATTGCGCCAGGTTAAGGGTTTACAAGCAGAGGATGCGGAGCGCTTGCTTGCCGGCCGGATAAAGCCTTATCAGTCGATCAACAGTTTAATTGACGCGGGGCTTACAGCAGCAGTATTGGAACGGCTGGCGGATGCGGATGCTTTTGGCTCCTTAGGTCTGGATCGTCGGCAAGCCTTATGGGAGATCTCGGCACTTGCCGATACCCCTATTGCGCTATTCGAGGGACAGGCCTCGGAAAGCACACAGGAAGGACAAATTGAATTGCCTTTGATGAGCCCGAGCGAACATGTCGTGCAGGACTACGCTTCTACGTCCTTATCCATCAAGGCACATCCTGTTAGTTTTTTACGTAGGAAGTTGGATTTGCTGCATGTAGTCCCAACGGCTAAGCTGTCTGAGGTAAAGAATGATATGCCTGTCAGGGTCTGTGGCCTGATTACGGTACGACAGCGGCCCGGCACAGCAAAAGGGGTACTCTTTGTGACGATTGAGGATGAAACCGGATTTGCCAACTTGGTTATTTGGGGTACTGTCTTTGAAAAATATAGACGAGAGGTGTTGCGAGCAAAGCTTTTTATGGTGTATGGAAAGGTACAGAAAGAAGGTGATGTGATTCATGTGATTGCTCAACGTTGCTTTGATGTTACGGGTCTGCTGAAGGATTTAACAGAAGATCAGCATAGCGAAGAGGCTTTTCATAAGGGGAGGAATTTTCATTAG
- a CDS encoding DNRLRE domain-containing protein encodes MKIFKPIILILIIGLTLGCKDLIRDYELDTNPDQLSNIKLLDYIEQGKDSTLTLYAEAIRYAGLTDEIAAGSRTRVVPTNNAIRAVLSKAGVAKISDLSVNVVRDLFSYLYMDGAFRSIDLTIDQTIEGATGSGNILYLSRVATSADKYRMLVNNSTLLATEPIEVIRQDYLFMDGVAHVVDLFPISQKKVKPTDSIPDNVDYSLAKKDTIWVKEDSHTYFANKTANYDASINQLVSRTGQLRQTLFKFDLPPIAYLDELTSAKLNFFVNLINGSNFIPNCGIFAVNNEWQAKTVNWNNMPAFGAQVSNGNLVLDWNGIDITGFIQKVYSAKEKQLSLGLQLLNGSNVTSSSVQIRNIEANKGGFKAFISLMGGMPTALKLVGIKPLQLAGKTAAPLTKEHISFAADGGQYQYSDNNIIYSLHVLPANGTLTKYGLPMQLYTRFTQQELASGAIKYVRNQEGNDQIQLKVFDYIGGVYPEIASIPVM; translated from the coding sequence ATGAAAATATTTAAGCCAATAATTTTAATATTGATCATAGGGCTGACTTTAGGTTGTAAGGACTTGATAAGAGACTATGAGTTGGATACCAACCCCGATCAATTGAGCAACATTAAGCTGTTGGATTATATCGAACAGGGAAAAGACAGCACCTTAACCTTATATGCGGAGGCCATCCGATACGCCGGTTTAACAGATGAGATTGCTGCGGGAAGCCGAACCCGCGTCGTGCCAACAAATAATGCTATTAGGGCGGTCTTGAGTAAAGCTGGAGTAGCTAAGATAAGCGACCTTTCCGTCAATGTCGTCCGCGATTTATTTAGCTACCTTTATATGGATGGAGCTTTCCGTTCCATCGACTTAACCATCGATCAAACCATTGAAGGGGCGACAGGGTCGGGTAATATCTTATACCTTTCTCGCGTAGCGACGAGTGCAGACAAGTATCGTATGCTAGTGAACAATTCAACACTCTTAGCCACCGAGCCAATTGAAGTGATTCGGCAGGATTACTTGTTCATGGATGGTGTGGCACATGTCGTAGATCTGTTTCCTATTTCACAGAAAAAAGTAAAACCAACAGACTCGATTCCTGATAATGTAGACTATAGCTTAGCTAAGAAAGATACCATTTGGGTAAAGGAAGATTCGCATACTTATTTTGCCAATAAAACAGCAAACTATGACGCTTCCATCAACCAGCTGGTTTCCAGGACTGGGCAATTGCGTCAGACCTTATTTAAGTTTGATCTGCCTCCCATTGCTTATCTGGATGAGCTTACGTCAGCGAAATTGAATTTCTTTGTGAATCTAATCAATGGATCAAATTTTATCCCTAATTGTGGCATTTTTGCAGTCAATAATGAGTGGCAGGCGAAAACCGTAAATTGGAATAACATGCCGGCCTTTGGAGCACAAGTTAGCAATGGAAACTTAGTCTTAGATTGGAACGGAATAGATATAACAGGATTTATACAGAAAGTCTACAGTGCGAAGGAAAAACAGCTTTCTTTAGGGCTGCAATTGCTCAACGGATCAAATGTGACATCCTCATCCGTTCAAATTAGAAATATAGAGGCTAATAAGGGTGGTTTTAAGGCCTTCATTAGTTTGATGGGCGGTATGCCGACTGCGTTGAAATTGGTTGGAATAAAGCCTTTGCAACTTGCTGGAAAAACCGCTGCGCCTTTGACGAAAGAACATATCTCATTTGCGGCGGATGGAGGACAATATCAGTATTCAGACAATAATATTATCTATTCGTTGCATGTGCTTCCTGCAAATGGAACCTTGACAAAATATGGTTTACCGATGCAGCTGTATACTCGGTTTACCCAACAGGAGCTTGCCAGTGGAGCAATTAAGTATGTGCGGAATCAGGAAGGCAACGATCAGATACAGTTAAAGGTATTCGATTATATCGGTGGAGTATATCCCGAAATAGCAAGCATCCCGGTGATGTAA
- a CDS encoding RagB/SusD family nutrient uptake outer membrane protein — MKRIILYIVLSVHILTSSCSMLDLEPTTSWTGENFPKEEAHLNALLNAGYERLQAALQLNFLFYGEMRADVFYNNAFNVNVDKVISNRLEYSMNIANWSNFYLIVKQANVLLKFTPELLADQKITQDVADNLMGQAYALRAYAYFYMVRIWGDVPLVIEPYLTNEDLDEKRREPVANVFKQIHADLEEASRLIPSSSTVRTKMTKTAVLAIDAHAYAWEHNYQKVIERTEQIVNNGSYSLAALYSPAISVNDKDFKARVQATEYAEIFNKGQSKESIFELAFSIGDGDDNQYLSSYLSSNFPYLRPNPKYADSFDDADWRAVIIHERASSGLYKTTKFTIGFSYTVDTRNIVLMRLADIYLLRAEAFANLGDSDDDRKKAMALVNKIRARAGGPDFEIPEADYLNRELYPTDYFKKLILEERKFELSYEGHRWFDLVRCGKAIEVLKENVGIDLNPLAILWPVHIEEIRRGNGIEQNEYYK; from the coding sequence ATGAAAAGAATTATTTTATACATCGTATTAAGCGTCCATATACTGACTTCCTCTTGCAGTATGTTGGACCTGGAACCGACCACTTCTTGGACCGGTGAAAATTTCCCGAAAGAGGAAGCCCACCTAAACGCATTATTGAATGCAGGATACGAAAGGCTGCAGGCTGCATTGCAACTCAACTTCCTGTTCTATGGAGAGATGCGCGCAGACGTCTTTTACAACAATGCATTCAATGTCAATGTCGACAAAGTCATTAGCAACCGACTTGAATATAGTATGAATATTGCCAATTGGTCCAATTTCTACCTCATTGTTAAACAAGCAAATGTCTTGCTGAAATTTACCCCCGAATTATTAGCTGATCAAAAAATTACACAAGATGTCGCTGATAATCTCATGGGGCAAGCTTATGCCTTACGTGCCTACGCATATTTTTATATGGTGCGCATCTGGGGCGACGTGCCTTTGGTAATTGAACCCTACTTGACCAATGAGGATCTCGATGAAAAACGTCGCGAACCTGTAGCGAATGTTTTTAAACAGATTCATGCCGATCTGGAGGAAGCTAGCCGATTGATCCCGAGTTCTTCAACGGTACGAACCAAAATGACAAAAACCGCGGTATTAGCAATCGATGCGCATGCTTATGCATGGGAGCATAATTATCAGAAGGTGATCGAACGCACTGAGCAAATTGTCAACAATGGAAGTTATAGTCTTGCGGCTTTGTATAGTCCGGCGATCAGTGTCAATGATAAAGATTTTAAAGCAAGAGTGCAGGCGACAGAATACGCTGAAATATTTAACAAAGGCCAATCCAAAGAGTCAATCTTTGAGCTCGCCTTTAGCATAGGTGATGGTGATGACAACCAATATTTATCCAGTTATCTTTCCAGTAATTTCCCGTACTTACGCCCCAATCCTAAATATGCAGATAGCTTTGACGACGCGGATTGGCGCGCAGTGATTATACATGAAAGAGCATCTTCCGGATTATACAAAACAACCAAGTTTACTATTGGATTTAGTTATACCGTCGACACCCGAAATATTGTGTTGATGCGACTGGCCGATATCTATCTGTTGCGCGCAGAAGCCTTCGCAAATTTAGGCGATTCGGATGATGATAGGAAAAAGGCAATGGCGCTGGTCAATAAAATACGAGCACGCGCAGGTGGTCCCGATTTCGAAATACCTGAAGCAGATTATTTGAACCGAGAACTATATCCAACAGATTACTTTAAAAAACTCATTCTCGAGGAACGGAAGTTTGAATTATCCTATGAAGGACACCGATGGTTCGATCTTGTACGCTGTGGAAAAGCCATAGAGGTGCTGAAGGAAAATGTAGGTATTGACCTCAACCCTTTAGCAATCCTTTGGCCTGTACATATTGAAGAGATTCGAAGAGGTAACGGAATTGAGCAAAATGAATATTATAAATAA